The Cyanobacterium stanieri LEGE 03274 genome window below encodes:
- a CDS encoding Stp1/IreP family PP2C-type Ser/Thr phosphatase — protein sequence MKCAFAGLSDPGLVRSYNQDNYYTDTSGRFFILADGMGGHAGGEQASKIAVEVIKEYLEENWDAPMDSYDLLEKAILQANEAILEDQETHPERGDMGTTVVVLIFREQQTWRAHIGDSRLYQLHDQMLIQVTSDHTWIGQAIRAGEITLEDAKHHPWRHVLSQCLGRRDLYEGIDIHKIDQIDKGDRFLLCSDGLTEEVSDPIISKLLGDGNDLDKVADSLVTEAKNNGGSDNVTVVLVKIDEDN from the coding sequence ATGAAATGTGCATTCGCTGGCTTGAGTGATCCAGGACTGGTAAGATCATATAATCAAGACAATTATTATACTGATACTTCTGGAAGATTTTTTATCCTTGCTGATGGCATGGGAGGTCATGCTGGGGGAGAACAAGCCAGTAAAATCGCTGTGGAAGTAATCAAAGAATATTTAGAGGAAAATTGGGATGCCCCCATGGATTCCTACGATCTCTTGGAAAAAGCAATCTTACAAGCTAATGAGGCTATCCTTGAAGACCAAGAAACTCACCCCGAACGGGGAGATATGGGAACAACGGTGGTGGTGTTAATTTTCCGTGAACAACAAACCTGGCGAGCGCACATCGGTGATTCTCGTCTTTATCAGCTCCATGATCAAATGTTAATCCAAGTCACCTCGGATCATACTTGGATTGGTCAAGCCATTCGGGCGGGGGAAATTACCCTAGAAGATGCTAAACATCATCCCTGGCGTCATGTGTTGTCTCAATGTTTGGGTAGAAGGGATTTATACGAAGGTATTGACATTCATAAGATTGATCAGATCGATAAGGGCGATCGCTTCTTACTCTGTAGCGATGGTTTAACCGAAGAAGTTTCCGACCCCATTATTTCTAAACTTTTAGGGGATGGAAATGATTTAGATAAAGTGGCCGATAGCCTTGTTACTGAAGCCAAGAATAATGGTGGCTCTGATAACGTTACCGTGGTTTTAGTCAAAATTGACGAAGATAATTAG
- the pyrR gene encoding bifunctional pyr operon transcriptional regulator/uracil phosphoribosyltransferase PyrR: MSNQIVEILSADEIRRTLNRLASQIVEEAPDLSSVVLLGIYTRGVPLAQLLAKQIRHIEQQEVTVGAIDITFYRDDLDKIQIRTPEKTEIPVDLTGKTVILVDDVIYSGRTIRAALNAVAEYGRPEIVKLLALVDRGHRQLPIHPDFVGKILPTAKDEKVKVYLRSVDDKDAVELRKF; the protein is encoded by the coding sequence ATGTCTAATCAAATTGTTGAAATTCTCTCCGCCGATGAAATACGCCGCACCTTAAACCGTTTGGCATCCCAAATCGTAGAAGAAGCCCCCGACTTATCATCAGTGGTTTTGTTGGGTATCTATACAAGAGGAGTTCCCCTCGCTCAACTTTTGGCAAAGCAAATTAGGCACATTGAGCAACAAGAAGTTACCGTAGGGGCGATCGATATTACCTTTTATCGGGATGACTTAGATAAAATACAGATTAGAACCCCTGAAAAAACCGAAATTCCCGTCGATTTAACGGGTAAAACCGTGATTTTAGTGGATGATGTCATTTACAGTGGACGCACCATTAGAGCGGCTCTTAATGCCGTGGCTGAGTATGGCAGACCAGAAATTGTTAAACTGTTGGCATTGGTAGATCGGGGACATCGTCAATTACCCATCCATCCCGATTTTGTCGGTAAAATATTGCCCACGGCCAAAGATGAAAAAGTAAAAGTCTATTTGCGATCGGTGGATGATAAGGATGCTGTAGAGTTAAGGAAGTTTTAA